A part of Hydrogenobacter sp. T-8 genomic DNA contains:
- a CDS encoding response regulator, whose amino-acid sequence MSLKILVVEDENDLAELIAYNLRKEGYEALVCLRGADAIKYLEENPPDLLLLDVMLPDYDGFRIAQYVRGKEGLKDIPIIFVTARDMEQDKLKGFSLGADDYITKPFSLKELLARVKAVLRRVGKEKKQTQFKLGSIHIDLEKKEVKRGEEVIELTPTEFLILSALLENYGKPVSREYLIERVLKRDVYDRTVDVHIKKLREKLGEEGKAIQTVRGFGYKLEI is encoded by the coding sequence ATGAGCTTGAAGATACTTGTGGTAGAAGATGAGAATGACCTTGCGGAGTTGATAGCTTACAATCTAAGGAAAGAAGGCTACGAAGCCCTTGTTTGTCTTAGGGGTGCGGATGCCATAAAATACCTTGAAGAAAACCCGCCAGACCTTTTGCTCCTTGATGTGATGCTTCCAGACTACGATGGCTTTAGGATAGCCCAGTATGTGAGAGGAAAAGAAGGTCTTAAGGATATACCCATAATATTCGTAACCGCACGGGACATGGAACAGGATAAGCTAAAGGGTTTCTCTCTCGGTGCGGACGACTACATAACCAAGCCCTTTTCCTTAAAGGAACTCCTTGCAAGGGTAAAGGCGGTGCTAAGAAGGGTAGGGAAGGAGAAAAAACAAACCCAATTCAAGCTCGGAAGCATTCATATAGACTTGGAAAAAAAAGAGGTTAAAAGGGGCGAAGAAGTCATTGAACTTACACCCACAGAGTTTCTAATATTGTCCGCCTTGCTTGAAAATTATGGCAAGCCCGTGAGCAGAGAATACCTTATAGAAAGGGTGCTAAAGAGAGATGTATACGATAGAACGGTGGATGTGCATATAAAGAAGCTAAGGGAAAAACTCGGTGAAGAGGGAAAAGCGATTCAGACAGTGAGGGGCTTTGGGTATAAGCTGGAAATATGA
- the oadA gene encoding sodium-extruding oxaloacetate decarboxylase subunit alpha, whose amino-acid sequence MREIFITDVSLRDGIQSLLATRVRTEDMLEIVSILDKCGFWSLEVWGGATFDVCLRYLKEDPWERLRLFKKHAPNTKLEMLLRGQNVVGYRHYPDDVVEEFVRRAYDNGIEVFRIFDALNDTRNMRKSIETAKKVGAIVKGVLSYTISPVHTVEYYVNVAKELVDMGIDIISIKDQAGLLSPKVAYELVKALKLEFPNYLVHLHTQTTADLAEMAQLKGIEAGADMIDTVFYSLSCQTSHPPGETMIYVLREFGYEVKVDEKLYQKAGDLFASIRTKYKKYDVLPPYPDVGVLLHQVPGGMISNFISQLREQGMEEKLPEVLEEVVRVRQDLGYPPLVTPTSQIVGSQAFLNVLHGERYKVVTKETKDYVKGLYGRPPAPISEELIKKILGEEEPIYHVRPADLLEPELPKVREEAIKAGAKSEEDIISYALFPLVAKEFFEFREKGEKLPPEEFIEEKRENIPVEFIVTVHGEQYHVQIAGRGEPTAEGRPFFIRLDGKLEEVILRPLKEVESIPSPYGEITSAMEVKPKRPRPVGVGDITSPISGKVVNVKVSIGQTVKEGDVLFVVEAMKMENEVHSPVEGIVEEVLISVGDVINPDEVAVKIKPIKI is encoded by the coding sequence ATGCGAGAGATTTTCATAACAGATGTTTCTCTGAGGGATGGTATTCAGTCATTGCTTGCCACAAGGGTAAGAACGGAGGATATGCTTGAAATAGTAAGCATACTTGACAAGTGTGGTTTCTGGTCTCTTGAGGTATGGGGTGGGGCGACCTTCGATGTGTGTCTCAGGTATCTAAAAGAAGACCCGTGGGAAAGGCTAAGACTTTTCAAAAAGCATGCTCCAAACACAAAACTTGAAATGCTCCTAAGAGGACAAAATGTAGTAGGCTACAGGCACTATCCTGATGATGTGGTAGAGGAATTTGTAAGAAGGGCATACGATAATGGTATAGAGGTCTTTAGGATCTTTGACGCTCTGAACGATACAAGAAATATGAGAAAATCCATAGAAACCGCCAAGAAGGTGGGGGCAATAGTTAAAGGAGTGCTCTCTTATACCATAAGCCCAGTGCATACGGTGGAGTATTACGTTAATGTTGCAAAAGAACTGGTGGATATGGGAATAGACATTATTTCCATAAAAGACCAGGCAGGACTGCTGTCTCCAAAGGTAGCCTACGAATTGGTAAAAGCCCTCAAGTTAGAGTTTCCAAACTATCTTGTCCATCTCCATACTCAAACCACTGCGGACCTTGCAGAGATGGCACAGCTCAAGGGTATAGAAGCGGGTGCGGACATGATAGATACGGTCTTTTATAGCCTTTCTTGTCAAACCTCTCACCCACCCGGCGAGACCATGATCTATGTGCTAAGGGAGTTTGGCTATGAGGTTAAGGTGGACGAAAAGCTCTATCAAAAGGCTGGAGACCTCTTTGCAAGTATAAGGACAAAGTATAAGAAATACGATGTTCTGCCACCTTATCCAGACGTAGGAGTTCTTTTACATCAAGTTCCCGGGGGTATGATATCCAACTTTATAAGCCAATTAAGAGAGCAGGGTATGGAGGAAAAACTACCAGAGGTGCTTGAGGAGGTTGTCAGGGTCCGTCAAGACCTTGGATATCCACCTCTTGTTACGCCCACAAGCCAAATAGTAGGCTCTCAGGCTTTTCTTAATGTGCTACATGGAGAAAGATACAAAGTGGTTACAAAGGAAACAAAGGACTATGTAAAGGGGCTATATGGCAGACCACCCGCACCCATCAGTGAAGAGCTTATAAAGAAAATCCTCGGAGAGGAAGAGCCTATATATCATGTAAGACCAGCGGACTTACTTGAGCCAGAATTACCAAAGGTCAGAGAAGAGGCTATAAAGGCTGGTGCAAAGAGCGAGGAGGATATCATTTCTTATGCTCTTTTTCCTCTCGTTGCCAAAGAGTTTTTTGAATTCAGAGAAAAAGGAGAAAAGCTCCCTCCAGAAGAGTTTATTGAAGAAAAAAGAGAAAACATACCAGTAGAGTTTATAGTGACGGTTCATGGAGAACAGTATCATGTTCAGATAGCAGGAAGGGGAGAGCCTACTGCGGAAGGGAGACCTTTCTTTATCAGGCTTGATGGAAAGTTAGAGGAGGTGATACTCAGACCTCTCAAGGAGGTGGAAAGCATACCATCGCCCTACGGTGAAATAACCTCTGCCATGGAGGTAAAGCCAAAAAGACCAAGACCTGTGGGTGTTGGAGACATAACCTCACCCATCTCCGGCAAGGTGGTAAACGTGAAGGTAAGTATAGGACAGACTGTGAAAGAGGGTGATGTGCTCTTTGTGGTGGAAGCCATGAAGATGGAAAATGAGGTTCACAGTCCTGTAGAAGGTATAGTGGAGGAAGTGCTTATATCTGTGGGTGATGTGATAAATCCAGATGAGGTGGCTGTAAAGATAAAACCCATAAAGATATGA
- the groL gene encoding chaperonin GroEL (60 kDa chaperone family; promotes refolding of misfolded polypeptides especially under stressful conditions; forms two stacked rings of heptamers to form a barrel-shaped 14mer; ends can be capped by GroES; misfolded proteins enter the barrel where they are refolded when GroES binds) gives MAAKKVIYGEDARARLKAGVDKLANAVKVTLGPRGREVIIEKKWGTPLVTKDGVTVAKEIEFKDPYENMGAQLVKEVASKTADVAGDGTTTATVLAQAIFTEGLKAIASGANPMDLKRGIDKAVEKVIEEIKALSIPVSGRKEIEQVATISANNDPEIGKIIADAMEAVGKDGVITVEESKSAQTTLETVQGMQFDRGYLSPYFVTNPDKMEAVLEDPFILIYEKKISNVKDLLPVLEQVVRAGKPILIIAEDVEAEALATLVVNHIKGVIRACAVKAPGFGQRRKDYLQDIAILTGGTAITEELGIKLESVTLDMLGRADKVIVDKDNTTIVGGKGSKDNINARIEQIKKQIVETTSDYDREKLQERLAKLAGGVAIIRVGAATEAELKEKKARVEDAVHATKAAVEEGIVPGGGVALVRASEALENLKVENPDQQVGVDIVKKACRTPLRQIAFNAGFEGYVVLEKVLQLGKEKGKNWGFDASVGDYKDMVEAGIIDPTKVVRTAIQNAASVAGTMLTAEALVAEIPEEKKEKAPAPEMPELD, from the coding sequence ATGGCAGCAAAGAAGGTCATCTATGGAGAGGATGCAAGGGCAAGGCTCAAAGCAGGCGTTGACAAGCTCGCTAACGCAGTTAAGGTCACCCTTGGACCAAGGGGTAGAGAGGTCATCATTGAGAAAAAGTGGGGAACGCCCCTGGTCACAAAGGACGGTGTGACCGTTGCCAAAGAGATAGAGTTTAAAGACCCCTATGAGAACATGGGAGCCCAGCTTGTCAAGGAAGTAGCCTCCAAGACCGCCGATGTGGCTGGCGATGGAACCACCACCGCTACCGTGCTGGCACAGGCTATATTCACAGAGGGTCTAAAGGCAATAGCCTCTGGTGCTAACCCCATGGACCTCAAGAGGGGTATAGATAAGGCGGTAGAAAAGGTCATAGAAGAAATTAAGGCTCTCTCCATACCCGTAAGTGGAAGGAAGGAGATAGAGCAGGTAGCCACCATATCCGCCAACAATGACCCCGAGATAGGAAAGATAATCGCAGACGCCATGGAGGCGGTTGGCAAGGATGGTGTTATAACAGTTGAAGAGTCCAAGTCCGCCCAGACAACCCTTGAGACAGTCCAAGGTATGCAGTTTGACAGGGGATACCTCTCTCCCTACTTTGTGACCAACCCAGACAAGATGGAGGCGGTTCTGGAAGACCCATTCATACTCATCTACGAAAAGAAGATTTCCAACGTAAAAGACCTCTTACCCGTGCTTGAGCAAGTAGTCAGGGCAGGAAAGCCCATCCTCATAATAGCGGAGGACGTAGAGGCGGAGGCACTTGCAACCCTTGTGGTCAATCACATAAAGGGAGTCATTAGAGCATGCGCAGTAAAGGCACCTGGCTTTGGTCAGAGGAGAAAGGACTACCTGCAAGACATAGCCATACTCACCGGCGGAACCGCCATAACTGAAGAGCTTGGTATAAAGCTTGAGAGCGTCACCCTTGATATGCTCGGAAGGGCAGATAAGGTCATAGTGGACAAGGATAACACCACCATAGTGGGCGGTAAGGGCTCAAAGGACAATATAAACGCAAGGATAGAGCAGATAAAGAAGCAAATTGTGGAAACTACCTCTGACTACGACAGAGAAAAACTTCAAGAAAGGCTTGCCAAGCTAGCTGGTGGCGTTGCCATCATAAGGGTTGGTGCGGCCACCGAGGCGGAGCTCAAGGAGAAGAAGGCAAGGGTTGAGGATGCGGTGCATGCCACAAAGGCTGCGGTGGAAGAGGGTATAGTGCCTGGCGGTGGTGTAGCACTGGTGAGAGCCTCAGAAGCCCTTGAAAACCTCAAGGTAGAAAACCCAGACCAGCAGGTGGGTGTGGACATAGTAAAGAAGGCATGTAGGACACCTCTCAGGCAGATAGCTTTCAACGCAGGATTTGAGGGTTATGTGGTGCTTGAAAAGGTTCTACAGCTTGGCAAGGAAAAAGGCAAGAACTGGGGCTTTGACGCGTCGGTGGGTGACTACAAGGACATGGTGGAAGCTGGGATTATAGACCCCACCAAAGTGGTAAGGACTGCTATACAGAACGCAGCTTCTGTGGCAGGAACCATGCTCACCGCTGAAGCTCTCGTGGCAGAAATACCCGAAGAGAAGAAGGAAAAGGCACCAGCACCTGAAATGCCAGAGCTTGACTAA
- a CDS encoding CTP synthase — MAYYIFVTGGVLSSLGKGVASASIASLLEEQGLRVNIQKLDPYLNVDPGTMSPYQHGEVYVTEDGAETDLDLGHYERFTETKMSKKNNVTAGKVYYNVIQREREGGYLGATVQVIPHITDEIKRLIRDVEDGYDVVIVEVGGTVGDIEGLPFLEAVRQLSVELGRDKVLFIHITYVPYVKSAGELKTKPTQHSVKELRAIGIQPDIILCRSEVEIPESIKEKIALFTNVKKSAVISAQDVEYIYQVPLILKSQGIDRLIIEHFGFTYKETRSKWEDIVQVLKSAERKVRIAIVGKYVSLKDSYKSIIESLTHGGIANRSKVDIIWVNSEDYQEDILEQADGILIPGGFGERGIEGKVRALRYGRERKKPTFGICLGMQLMCVEFARNVLGLRDANSTEFDPFTPHPVIDIMEEQKNIRHLGGTMRLGSYPCRLVEGTKVREIYGQEMVYERHRHRYEFNNRYREVFESAGMVFSGLSPDGKLVEIIELKDHPWYIGCQFHPEFKSKPYKPHPLFVSFISACLQVQ, encoded by the coding sequence ATGGCATATTACATCTTTGTGACGGGTGGTGTACTTTCATCCCTTGGAAAGGGGGTAGCCTCCGCTTCCATAGCCTCCCTCCTTGAAGAGCAAGGTCTTAGGGTGAACATACAAAAGCTGGACCCATACCTTAATGTAGACCCAGGGACTATGAGCCCCTACCAGCATGGAGAGGTCTATGTGACAGAAGATGGTGCGGAAACGGACTTAGACCTGGGACATTATGAGAGGTTTACAGAGACAAAAATGAGTAAAAAAAATAACGTAACCGCGGGAAAGGTTTACTACAATGTCATACAAAGGGAAAGAGAGGGAGGATATCTCGGTGCTACCGTTCAAGTTATACCTCACATAACCGACGAGATAAAAAGGCTAATAAGGGATGTGGAAGATGGGTATGATGTGGTGATAGTGGAGGTGGGTGGGACTGTGGGAGATATAGAGGGTCTTCCTTTTCTTGAGGCGGTCCGTCAACTATCAGTAGAGTTAGGTAGAGACAAGGTTCTTTTCATACACATCACATATGTTCCCTATGTAAAAAGTGCAGGTGAGTTAAAGACCAAACCCACACAGCACTCGGTCAAGGAATTAAGAGCCATAGGTATTCAGCCAGACATAATCCTGTGTAGGTCTGAGGTGGAAATCCCAGAAAGCATAAAAGAGAAGATAGCCCTCTTTACCAACGTGAAAAAGTCTGCGGTCATATCCGCACAAGACGTAGAGTATATATACCAAGTGCCTTTGATACTCAAAAGTCAGGGTATAGATAGGCTCATTATTGAACACTTTGGTTTTACCTATAAGGAAACAAGGAGCAAATGGGAGGACATAGTCCAAGTTTTAAAATCCGCAGAGAGGAAGGTAAGGATTGCTATCGTAGGAAAGTATGTCTCTTTAAAGGACTCCTACAAAAGCATAATTGAGTCTCTTACGCACGGTGGAATAGCCAATAGGTCAAAGGTGGATATAATCTGGGTAAACTCAGAGGACTATCAAGAGGATATTTTAGAGCAAGCGGATGGCATACTTATTCCAGGAGGCTTTGGAGAGAGAGGAATAGAAGGCAAGGTTAGGGCTTTGAGGTATGGAAGAGAGAGGAAAAAACCTACCTTTGGTATATGCCTTGGCATGCAACTTATGTGTGTGGAGTTTGCAAGGAATGTGCTTGGTCTAAGAGATGCCAACTCCACTGAGTTTGACCCCTTTACGCCTCATCCTGTAATAGACATAATGGAAGAGCAGAAAAATATAAGGCATCTCGGTGGGACTATGAGGCTTGGCTCTTATCCCTGCAGACTTGTGGAGGGAACAAAGGTAAGAGAAATATACGGACAAGAGATGGTTTACGAGAGACACAGGCACAGATATGAGTTTAACAACCGTTATAGAGAAGTTTTTGAATCCGCTGGTATGGTTTTCTCGGGGCTTTCGCCAGATGGAAAACTTGTAGAGATAATAGAACTAAAAGACCATCCTTGGTATATAGGCTGTCAGTTCCATCCAGAGTTCAAAAGCAAACCCTATAAACCACATCCTCTTTTCGTGTCTTTTATTTCCGCTTGTTTACAAGTTCAATGA
- a CDS encoding carbon-nitrogen hydrolase family protein, with the protein MLNLAVLQFSPLLGKVKENLRMVLEMLSHVKEGSLVALPEMWQCGFDYENMERHAQATEEVLQEVIRISKERNLTIVGTYPIRTEGGIHNSAVVVDKGKVVGRRHKIKLFPLYEEPRHFLPGYENPVFETSLAKVGILICFELRFPELSWALRDAQLLVVPSMWGKKRKLHLMTLSRARAIENQCFLMLSNTWGDVGGEEYAGSSAIYGPWGHVLAFSERGDSILQVGVDLEEVQKVRRHIPVR; encoded by the coding sequence ATGCTTAATCTTGCGGTCTTGCAGTTCAGTCCCCTATTGGGAAAGGTAAAAGAAAACCTAAGAATGGTCTTGGAAATGCTCTCTCATGTAAAGGAGGGTTCTTTGGTGGCACTGCCAGAGATGTGGCAGTGCGGTTTTGACTACGAAAACATGGAAAGGCACGCACAGGCAACCGAGGAGGTTTTGCAGGAGGTCATAAGGATATCCAAAGAGAGGAATTTAACCATCGTGGGCACCTATCCCATAAGGACCGAGGGTGGCATACACAACTCTGCGGTGGTGGTGGACAAGGGGAAGGTTGTAGGCAGGAGGCATAAGATAAAACTATTCCCACTCTATGAAGAGCCAAGGCACTTCCTACCGGGATATGAAAACCCAGTCTTTGAAACCTCTTTGGCAAAGGTGGGCATTCTTATATGCTTTGAGCTAAGGTTTCCAGAGCTTTCTTGGGCTTTGAGAGATGCACAGCTTTTAGTTGTTCCCTCTATGTGGGGGAAGAAGAGAAAGCTTCACCTTATGACCCTCTCAAGGGCAAGGGCAATAGAGAACCAGTGCTTTCTCATGCTTTCCAACACATGGGGTGATGTGGGAGGGGAGGAATACGCAGGCTCTTCCGCCATATACGGACCTTGGGGGCATGTGCTTGCCTTCTCAGAGAGGGGCGACAGCATACTTCAGGTGGGGGTAGACTTAGAGGAGGTACAAAAGGTAAGGAGACATATTCCCGTCCGATAA
- a CDS encoding SulP family inorganic anion transporter yields MERFFPFLRWLKGYDRKTFTSDFIAGLTVAVVLVPQSMAYALIAGLPPVYGLYAASIPVIVAALFGSSAQLATGPVAIVAFLTFVSLTSYAKPGEEKFIELAILMAFLVGIIQLTIGLFRLGFLVNFVSHSVIIGFTNAAAIIIMTTQIPALLGIKVEQKELIFQNLYEIAKNISQTNPYTLAVGLVSIVLIVGLKRINKNFPSALLTVALFTALSYFLAFESYGIRVVGDIPRGIPLPSLPSVNWDLLDRILGKAFIIALVGFMEAYAIAKFIASQTKQKIDVNQELVGQGLANLVGSFFKSFPVSGSFSRSAVNFQAGAKTGMANIISASFVIATIFLVAPILYYLPRAVLSAVVITAVVGLVKPHYFTHLWKTNRYDGISAITTFSLSFIMKPDYAIFIGMFLSLSLFLWRSLYPRIVRMSRDPVSKTFVNAETNSLPTCPQIEMVRPEASFYYANTENILEELREIVSQKPALKHLVIDCESVNYMDGTALDALSDFLEDMKKKGVNLVLVNAKAPVEEVMRRSGFLEKLGKKNLMPSKGYAVGELFKSIDHGYCAKICPYAVFNECYTVKDYVKFEPAKNPIREIYEAFSNYEDIEVYVGRAYKHLLLRLEGKEIDLKAEDFYTDGKGIYVPATKYMKYDGKVVSFGGLCSNKGCEMKNGFVYLGKDTKEIVEKLLSILK; encoded by the coding sequence ATGGAGAGGTTTTTCCCTTTTCTCAGGTGGCTAAAAGGCTACGACAGAAAGACTTTCACTTCTGACTTTATTGCTGGTCTTACTGTGGCAGTAGTGCTCGTCCCCCAGTCTATGGCTTACGCCCTTATAGCGGGGCTTCCGCCTGTGTATGGACTTTACGCTGCCTCCATACCGGTCATAGTTGCTGCACTTTTTGGAAGCTCCGCCCAGCTCGCCACAGGTCCCGTTGCTATAGTGGCTTTCCTTACCTTCGTGTCTCTTACAAGCTACGCAAAGCCGGGAGAAGAAAAATTCATAGAGCTTGCTATCCTTATGGCTTTTCTTGTGGGTATCATACAACTAACAATCGGGCTTTTCAGACTGGGTTTTCTTGTAAACTTTGTGTCTCATTCGGTGATTATAGGCTTTACCAACGCCGCCGCCATAATAATAATGACCACTCAAATTCCGGCGCTCCTCGGTATAAAGGTGGAACAGAAGGAGCTCATATTCCAGAACCTCTATGAGATAGCAAAGAACATCTCTCAGACCAATCCCTACACCCTTGCGGTGGGGTTGGTGTCTATAGTGCTTATAGTGGGGCTCAAAAGGATAAACAAAAACTTCCCCTCCGCACTGCTCACCGTGGCTCTCTTTACCGCCCTTTCTTACTTCCTTGCCTTTGAGAGCTACGGCATAAGGGTGGTCGGGGATATACCTCGGGGCATTCCCTTGCCCTCTCTGCCCTCTGTGAACTGGGATCTCCTTGACAGGATACTGGGCAAAGCCTTTATCATAGCCCTTGTGGGCTTTATGGAAGCCTACGCCATAGCCAAGTTTATAGCAAGCCAGACAAAGCAGAAGATAGATGTGAACCAGGAGCTTGTGGGTCAGGGGCTTGCCAACCTTGTGGGTTCCTTTTTTAAGAGCTTCCCCGTTAGCGGTTCCTTCTCCCGCTCTGCGGTAAACTTCCAAGCAGGTGCAAAAACTGGTATGGCAAACATCATAAGTGCCAGCTTTGTGATAGCTACCATATTTCTGGTGGCACCCATTCTGTATTACCTTCCCAGGGCTGTGCTTTCTGCGGTGGTTATAACCGCGGTAGTGGGTCTCGTAAAGCCCCACTACTTTACCCATCTTTGGAAGACCAATAGATACGATGGAATATCTGCCATAACCACCTTCTCCCTCTCCTTTATCATGAAGCCAGACTATGCCATCTTTATAGGTATGTTTCTGTCTCTCTCCCTCTTCCTTTGGAGGAGCCTATACCCCAGGATAGTAAGAATGTCAAGGGACCCCGTTAGCAAAACCTTTGTGAACGCAGAGACCAACAGCCTACCCACCTGTCCACAGATTGAGATGGTTAGACCGGAGGCATCCTTTTACTACGCCAACACGGAGAACATCCTTGAGGAGCTCAGGGAGATAGTAAGTCAGAAACCAGCCCTAAAACACCTTGTAATAGACTGCGAGTCTGTAAACTACATGGATGGGACCGCTCTTGATGCCCTAAGCGATTTTCTTGAAGACATGAAAAAGAAGGGAGTGAACTTAGTCCTTGTGAACGCAAAGGCTCCTGTTGAGGAGGTTATGAGGCGGTCTGGATTCCTTGAAAAACTTGGCAAGAAAAACCTCATGCCATCCAAGGGTTATGCGGTTGGCGAACTTTTCAAGAGTATAGACCATGGATACTGTGCAAAGATATGTCCTTATGCGGTCTTTAACGAGTGCTATACGGTTAAGGATTATGTGAAGTTTGAGCCCGCTAAAAACCCCATAAGAGAAATATACGAAGCATTCTCCAATTATGAAGATATAGAGGTCTATGTAGGAAGAGCATACAAGCATCTTCTTCTCAGGTTAGAGGGAAAAGAAATAGACCTTAAAGCAGAAGACTTCTACACAGATGGAAAGGGTATATATGTGCCTGCTACAAAGTATATGAAGTATGACGGTAAAGTTGTTTCCTTTGGTGGGTTATGTAGTAATAAAGGTTGTGAGATGAAGAACGGTTTTGTTTATCTTGGAAAGGATACGAAGGAGATAGTGGAAAAGCTCTTAAGCATTCTAAAATAA
- a CDS encoding metallophosphoesterase: MRWFILVFLTLFALMHLYAYSRVFKPALGKRGRWVIALLLSFGFFSPFIWRYADANMNSHIAYITALGGLIWMGFLVYLVVLGLTLDLYKGVVYISKKVFKINPLPVPPTKATTITILLLSITLSAYSYYETLNLKVERYTLYTDKLPENVQRLKVLHISDIHLGPVMGMDKIRLVLEVYEREKPDLVVSTGDLVDGNMRDKLHLADALSEMKPPLGKYAVLGNHEYYRGLEQAIEFTQRAGFRLLRGDLAQIREVNLTVVGIDDDDCRFFKKCQGTLSDRELLEKANPNSFVLYLKHKPRLQEGAEKLFDLMLSGHTHGGVYYPVGKLILTRLFISDRGFHKLGDSYLYISKGVGTGGPPMRLFSPPDVAIIELVNKRK, encoded by the coding sequence ATGAGATGGTTTATATTGGTCTTTCTAACCCTTTTTGCCCTTATGCATCTTTATGCTTACTCAAGGGTTTTTAAACCTGCACTTGGAAAAAGGGGAAGATGGGTCATTGCCTTGTTGCTTTCTTTTGGATTCTTCTCACCCTTTATATGGCGTTATGCGGATGCTAATATGAACTCTCACATTGCCTATATAACTGCTTTAGGTGGTCTAATTTGGATGGGTTTTCTCGTGTATTTGGTTGTGTTAGGCTTGACTTTGGACCTATACAAAGGCGTAGTTTACATTTCTAAGAAGGTTTTTAAGATAAACCCCCTGCCTGTGCCACCCACAAAAGCCACAACCATAACCATTCTGCTACTTTCCATAACTTTGTCTGCATATAGCTATTACGAAACCCTCAATCTCAAAGTGGAAAGATATACTCTATACACCGATAAACTTCCAGAAAATGTCCAAAGGCTAAAGGTGCTCCACATATCGGATATACATCTTGGTCCTGTAATGGGGATGGACAAAATAAGGCTTGTGCTTGAGGTGTATGAAAGGGAAAAGCCAGACCTTGTGGTTTCTACGGGAGATTTAGTGGATGGGAATATGAGGGACAAACTCCACTTGGCTGACGCTTTGTCTGAGATGAAACCACCCTTGGGAAAGTATGCGGTTTTGGGAAACCACGAATACTATAGAGGTCTGGAACAGGCTATAGAATTTACCCAAAGGGCTGGCTTTAGGCTCTTAAGGGGAGACTTGGCACAGATAAGGGAAGTAAACTTAACTGTGGTTGGAATTGACGACGATGACTGTAGGTTTTTCAAAAAGTGCCAAGGCACTCTTTCCGACAGGGAACTATTAGAAAAGGCAAATCCTAACAGTTTTGTCCTATATCTCAAACACAAACCGCGCCTACAAGAGGGTGCGGAAAAGCTCTTTGACCTTATGCTCTCGGGGCACACTCATGGTGGTGTGTATTACCCTGTAGGAAAGCTCATACTTACAAGGCTATTTATCAGCGATAGAGGTTTTCATAAGTTAGGAGACTCTTACCTTTACATAAGCAAGGGGGTAGGAACTGGCGGACCACCTATGAGACTTTTTTCTCCGCCAGATGTTGCGATCATTGAACTTGTAAACAAGCGGAAATAA
- the thiL gene encoding thiamine-phosphate kinase — protein MRISDIGEFGLIERLKSILQSELIGDDTAPITVGKSMLLLTCDLLLQDRHFKLHYPPSAVGWKAISINVSDVVANGGEPIYCLVSLTLPDLEVRYVEEIYLGIKKACEFYSCQVVGGNVSKGDKLCIDVFMVGKAERFVGRGGAKIGDGVFVSGTLGDSKAGLELLQMEKKHYEDFELRLIEKHLRPTARIDFIKHISKYANASMDISDGLSSDVEKLSKASQVKISLFSDKIPISQELVSFCKRHGKDPLEYALSGGEDYELLFTHPPERLNPFLSMVQIGFVEEGEGIFIDGKPLKPTGFDHFRVV, from the coding sequence ATGAGAATTTCAGATATAGGGGAGTTCGGTCTTATAGAGAGGCTCAAAAGCATATTGCAGAGTGAGCTAATAGGGGACGATACCGCTCCCATCACCGTTGGCAAAAGTATGCTCCTACTTACCTGCGACCTTCTTCTCCAAGACAGACACTTTAAACTCCACTATCCACCCTCTGCAGTGGGTTGGAAAGCCATATCCATCAATGTGAGCGATGTGGTAGCAAACGGTGGAGAGCCTATTTACTGCCTTGTTTCTTTAACTTTGCCAGATTTAGAGGTGAGGTATGTGGAGGAGATATACCTGGGAATAAAAAAAGCCTGTGAATTTTATTCCTGTCAGGTTGTGGGTGGAAATGTAAGCAAGGGCGATAAGCTATGTATAGACGTTTTTATGGTGGGGAAAGCAGAAAGGTTTGTGGGAAGAGGTGGTGCAAAAATAGGGGATGGAGTTTTTGTCTCTGGAACCTTGGGAGACTCAAAGGCTGGGCTTGAACTTCTTCAAATGGAGAAAAAGCACTACGAAGATTTTGAACTAAGGCTCATAGAGAAACATCTAAGACCCACCGCAAGGATAGACTTTATAAAACACATATCCAAATACGCCAATGCCAGCATGGATATAAGCGATGGGCTCTCCTCGGATGTGGAAAAACTCTCAAAGGCAAGCCAAGTAAAGATTAGCCTTTTTTCTGATAAGATACCCATATCTCAAGAACTTGTGAGCTTTTGCAAAAGACATGGCAAGGACCCACTTGAGTATGCACTTTCTGGTGGGGAAGACTATGAGCTTTTGTTTACCCATCCTCCTGAGAGGTTGAACCCCTTTCTCAGTATGGTTCAAATAGGTTTTGTGGAGGAAGGGGAAGGTATCTTCATTGACGGTAAACCCCTCAAGCCTACAGGTTTTGACCACTTTAGGGTGGTATAA